From the Tripterygium wilfordii isolate XIE 37 chromosome 6, ASM1340144v1, whole genome shotgun sequence genome, one window contains:
- the LOC120000221 gene encoding ras-related protein RABA5b-like gives MGHEGAGGEEYLFKIVLIGDSAVGKSNLLSRFARNEFDSNSKATIGVEFQTQVVDIDGKEVKAQIWDTAGQERFRAVTSAYYRGAVGALIVYDITRKTSFDSIKRWLDELTTHCDTAMIKMLVGNKCDLENIRDVSVEEGQSLAEEEGLFFIETSALDATNVQTAFEIVIREIHNNISKKVINSDAHKAELPGSRVSLMNGDNSKRSFSCCSI, from the exons ATGGGTCATGAGGGAGCAGGAGGTGAGGAGTACCTGTTCAAGATAGTCCTAATTGGGGATTCTGCAGTGGGGAAATCGAACCTGCTGTCTCGTTTTGCAAGAAATGAGTTTGATAGCAACTCAAAGGCTACAATTGGGGTTGAATTCCAGACCCAAGTAGTGGACATTGATGGGAAAGAAGTGAAGGCTCAGATCTGGGACACGGCTGGTCAAGAGAGGTTTAGGGCTGTTACTTCTGCCTACTATAGAGGTGCTGTTGGTGCGCTTATTGTTTATGATATCACCAGGAAGACTAGCTTTGATAGCATCAAAAGATGGCTCGATGAGCTCACCA CTCACTGTGACACTGCAATGATAAAAATGCTGGTAGGGAACAAATGTGACTTGGAGAATATTAGAGATGTGAGCGTGGAGGAGGGCCAAAGCCTAGCAGAAGAGGAAGGATTGTTCTTCATCGAGACGTCTGCCCTTGACGCAACTAATGTTCAAACAGCTTTTGAGATTGTTATCAGGGAGATACACAACAATATCAGCAAGAAAGTTATAAATTCGGATGCACACAAAGCCGAGTTGCCGGGCAGTCGAGTAAGCCTGATGAATGGAGACAACTCAAAGAGAAGTTTCTCTTGCTGTTCTATATGA
- the LOC120000218 gene encoding asparagine--tRNA ligase, cytoplasmic 2-like gives MASKKPQLDSQVTGKKKKFQEPAVTAMPVVPFKYSNRVVLKSILQRMDGGLGLVGQRVVIGGWVKASKEEKEEHPPLPPPPPLADDERPGPASPKHESRVGIVQSRIPFFRSIMKVLGGPAKPPIREKLEAVRPATAKPAPSSIVLLVISDGSCVAGLQVVVDTSLAFPSQIMPTGTCILAEGVIRQPSVQGKHAIELKAEKVLHMGTVDQDTYPLSKKQIPLESLRDCSQFRPRTTTVASVVRIHSALTSASHTFFQNNGFLHVQVPIITTTDCDGFSEKFQVTTLFGKAGKMAEPTAKDTEDVSLEVVMAAIKEKSSLVEELKRSDSNKEAHFAAVQDLRKAKALASQLEAREKSKQRTSLKTDTVKLPEDFFPSETYLTVSGRLHLESYACALGNVYSFGPRFHADRTVSTKQAAEMWMVEIEMAFSELEDAINCAEDHLKFICKWVFENCAEDMNFVSKRIDKMSIDRLQSTISSSFEKISYMEAVDALKKITGKIFETKLEWGVALTPEHLSYLADEIYKRPLIIYNYPKGTKPFYVRINADGKTVAAFDMIVPKVGTLVTGSQNEERINVIEERIKESGLPREQYEWYLDLHRHGTVRHSGFSIRFDLMVLFITGLVDVRDVVPFPRSFGKAGY, from the exons ATGGCATCCAAAAAACCCCAATTGGATTCTCAAGTGAccggaaagaaaaagaaatttcaagAACCTGCTGTCACCGCCATGCCGGTGGTGCCGTTCAAGTACTCGAACAGGGTAGTTCTGAAATCTATATTGCAGCGGATGGATGGCGGTCTTGGATTGGTGGGTCAGAGGGTTGTTATAGGGGGCTGGGTGAAGGCCTCTAAAGAGGAGAAGGAAGAGCATCCACCTCTGCCTCCGCCGCCGCCACTGGCAGATGATGAAAGACCTGGTCCGGCTTCACCCAAACATGAGAGCCGTGTGGGGATTGTTCAGTCTCGGATTCCGTTTTTCCGGTCGATTATGAAGGTTTTGGGTGGTCCTGCTAAACCCCCAATTCGGGAGAAGTTGGAGGCTGTGAGGCCGGCGACTGCTAAACCAGCTCCTTCTTCAATTGTCTTATTGGTTATTAGTGACGGCTCGTGCGTTGCTGGTCTTCAG GTTGTGGTGGACACATCTTTGGCTTTCCCAAGCCAGATCATGCCTACTGGAACTTGTATATTAGCGGAAGGTGTAATTAGGCAGCCATCTGTGCAGGGAAAACATGCCATTGAACTTAAAGCAGAGAAAGTTCTTCATATGGGGACGGTTGATCAAGATACGTATCCGctatcaaagaaacaaataCCATTGGAGTCCCTAAGAGACTGTTCCCAATTTCGACCACGGACAACCACG GTGGCATCTGTTGTGCGAATCCATAGTGCTCTGACTTCTGCAAGTCATACATTCTTCCAAAACAATGGATTTCTTCATGTGCAAGTACCTATTATCACAACCACTGATTGTGATGGGTTCAGCGAAAAGTTTCAGGTTACAACTCTTTTTGGAAAAGCAGGTAAAATGGCAGAGCCAACTGCCAAGGATACAGAAGATGTCAGTCTTGAAGTTGTTATGGCTGCTATAAAGGAAAAAAGTAGTCTAGTTGAAGAACTAAAAAGAAGTGACAGCAATAAGGAAGCACATTTTGCTGCAGTCCAGGATTTAAGGAAAGCAAAGGCATTAGCATCACAGTTAGAAGCAAGAGAAAAGTCAAAACAGCGAACTTCGTTGAAGACTGATACTGTAAAACTCCCAGAGGATTTCTTCCCTAGCGAGACTTATCTAACTGTTTCTGGTCGCCTTCATCTGGAGAGCTATGCCTGTGCACTTGGAAATGTTTATTCTTTTGGACCCAGATTTCATGCAGATAGAACAGTTTCTACCAAACAAGCTGCAGAAATGTGGATGGTTGAGATTGAAATGGCATTTTCAGAATTGGAG GATGCCATAAATTGTGCAGAAGACCATCTCAAGTTCATCTGCAAATGGGTGTTCGAAAATTGTGCAGAAGATATGAATTTTGTATCAAAACGAATTGACAAAATGAGCATTGATCGTCTCCAATCAACGATATCAAGTTCGTTTGAGAAAATATCTTACATGGAAGCAGTGGATGCTCTGAAAAAG ATTACAGGTAAgatatttgagacaaaacttgagTGGGGTGTGGCGCTGACACCAGAACATCTAAG TTATTTGGCTGATGAGATCTATAAGAGGCCTTTAATTATATACAATTATCCAAAAGGAACAAAGCCATTTTATGTACGCATCAACGCTGATGGTAAAACAGTAGCCGCATTTGATATGATTGTGCCAAAG GTGGGAACATTGGTAACAGGTAGCCAGAATGAGGAACGCATCAATGTGATAGAGGAAAG GATTAAGGAATCAGGCTTGCCTCGAGAGCAGTACGAATGGTATTTAGATCTTCACAGGCATGGGACTGTCAGGCACTCCGGATTCAGTATCAGGTTCGACCTTATGGTTCTCTTCATCACTGGCCTCGTTGATGTCAGGGATGTTGTTCCCTTTCCTCGAAGTTTTGGCAAAGCCGGCTACTAA
- the LOC119999234 gene encoding EPIDERMAL PATTERNING FACTOR-like protein 9 produces the protein MANLRLCNLMFFILFASILAVYAVQGARLEVLLPNYPSASPAEKESDFQGSREADLKRNSRRLMIGSTAPTCSYNECRGCKYKCRAEQVPVEGNDPINSPYHYKCVCHR, from the exons atgGCTAACCTTAGACTATGTAACTTAATGTTCTTCATCCTTTTCGCTTCAATTCTTGCAGTATATGCTGTACAAG GAGCTAGACTTGAAGTACTACTTCCTAATTATCCAAGTGCCTCTCCAGCAGAAAAAGAGTCAGATTTTCAG GGTAGCAGAGAAGCAGATTTGAAGAGGAATTCAAGGCGTCTGATGATTGGATCAACGGCTCCTACTTGCAGTTACAATGAATGTAGAGGGTGCAAATACAAGTGCAGAGCAGAACAAGTCCCAGTGGAAGGAAATGACCCAATCAATAGTCCATACCACTACAAATGTGTTTGTCATAGGTAA